The following are encoded together in the Weissella soli genome:
- a CDS encoding FAD-binding oxidoreductase, which translates to MLKSHKYWLGLFWMAAIFVLPLPLIQTLSQGMQNTINVSNLFASQIGIIAYVWMLFAIAISIKPKWIDKLIGLPEMYFVHGILGVSAIVLAFTHKMMLQSSGLIKQTGDIALIIFIGIAAYSIFFMSGWLTSRSKVLRKIKTTIEKILSYEVSVWLHRLNIVATLLVFAHVILIPYIVTITPFMTLFFVYSGVTAVMYLYYHFGKPLLARHGQLIANKKLAHSVTELVIRLNKNAQIHPGDFVYISFPEVDGFKEMHPFSILRYDQAKRELVFAIRNWGDFTAKLDKIPVGAKVKIDGSYGRLSESIKENEGKHLVFIGSGVGSVPLISLTRSLIDKHKVSFIRVASKKEDLIYENDLQDLAVKNPNLEYASQVGRLNENQVKTIVTKNRNSFYIVGGSTPMMVGTMKLLQDAGVRKADIYGEKFNF; encoded by the coding sequence ATGCTAAAATCTCATAAATATTGGCTCGGACTTTTCTGGATGGCAGCTATTTTTGTCTTGCCACTACCGTTAATCCAGACCCTATCACAGGGGATGCAAAACACAATCAATGTGTCAAATCTATTCGCTTCACAAATTGGTATCATCGCGTACGTCTGGATGCTTTTTGCCATTGCTATTTCCATCAAACCGAAGTGGATTGACAAATTGATCGGTTTGCCAGAGATGTATTTTGTCCATGGTATCCTGGGTGTCAGTGCGATTGTCTTGGCTTTTACACACAAAATGATGTTGCAATCCTCAGGGTTAATTAAACAGACTGGTGATATCGCGTTAATCATCTTCATTGGGATTGCGGCCTACTCAATTTTCTTCATGTCGGGTTGGTTAACATCAAGAAGTAAAGTGCTCCGAAAGATCAAGACAACCATTGAAAAGATTTTGAGCTATGAAGTCTCAGTATGGCTCCATCGTTTAAATATTGTGGCCACGCTGTTAGTGTTTGCACACGTTATTTTAATACCCTACATTGTGACGATCACGCCATTCATGACATTGTTCTTTGTCTACTCAGGTGTGACCGCGGTGATGTATCTGTATTATCACTTTGGTAAGCCGCTCCTCGCGAGACATGGGCAGCTCATCGCCAATAAAAAGTTGGCACATTCCGTGACTGAGTTGGTCATCCGTCTTAATAAAAATGCACAGATTCATCCGGGTGATTTTGTCTATATTTCATTTCCAGAAGTTGATGGCTTTAAAGAGATGCACCCATTTTCAATTTTGCGCTATGACCAGGCGAAACGAGAACTGGTCTTTGCCATCCGTAATTGGGGTGATTTCACCGCAAAGTTAGACAAAATACCAGTGGGTGCCAAGGTCAAGATTGATGGCTCTTATGGACGATTGTCAGAATCGATTAAGGAAAATGAAGGCAAGCATTTGGTCTTTATCGGCTCAGGGGTGGGATCGGTCCCACTGATTTCACTCACCAGGTCGCTGATCGATAAGCACAAGGTGTCCTTTATCCGTGTGGCGTCGAAAAAAGAAGATTTAATCTATGAAAATGATTTGCAGGATTTAGCGGTGAAAAACCCTAATCTAGAGTATGCGTCGCAAGTGGGCCGCTTAAACGAAAATCAGGTCAAAACGATTGTTACTAAAAATCGCAATTCCTTCTATATTGTGGGTGGTTCAACGCCCATGATGGTCGGCACGATGAAGTTGCTCCAAGATGCAGGTGTTCGTAAAGCTGACATCTATGGTGAGAAGTTTAATTTCTAA
- a CDS encoding PTS fructose transporter subunit IIABC gives MNIQDLLAPEVMILDLQATTKRAALKEIIASLYNAGKIRDEQEFLEGILAREAQTTTGLGEGIAMPHSKNAAVITPTIAFARSGKGVDYDSLDGQPVELFFMIAVPTDANDTHLQALANLSRYLLQDGFMAKLKTAPTSQAVWDLFAGDEVPTTLGSHVAADAPYLVAVTACTTGIAHTYMAEEALKKEAEKLGVHIKVETNGASGVGNRLTPEDIANAQGVIVAADKKVEMQRFNGKHLVKRPVADGIRKPGKLIDLALQDEAPVFHADGSETPSDNHTQDLSVGKAFYQHLMSGVSSMLPFVIGGGIAIALAFLIDQSLGVPHDQLASLGTYHPIAAFFKQIGGAAFGFMLPVLAGYIAYSIAEKPGLVAGFVAGEIAATGYNIYNVGLDATHAPIPSGFLGALVGGFLAGGIMLLLKSAFKKLPKSLDGIKSILFYPVLGVILTGFAMLIINIPMSAINSGLNNFLAGLNGTNALLLGALLGGMMAVDMGGPINKAAYVFGTGTLAATVATGGSVVMAAVMAGGMVPPLAIFVATLLFKNKFNVKDREAGLTNIVMGLSFITEGAIPFAAADPVRAIPSFIVGSALTGGIVGGLGIKLLAPHGGIFVIALTSQPVLYLLAVLIGAVVSGVIYGLLKRKEA, from the coding sequence ATGAATATTCAAGATTTATTAGCACCAGAAGTGATGATTCTGGATTTACAAGCCACCACTAAGCGGGCTGCCTTAAAAGAAATCATTGCTAGTCTATATAACGCCGGAAAAATCCGGGATGAACAAGAATTTTTGGAGGGTATCTTAGCCCGTGAAGCGCAAACGACCACTGGTTTGGGTGAAGGAATTGCCATGCCACATTCTAAGAATGCGGCGGTAATCACACCAACGATTGCATTTGCACGGTCAGGCAAGGGGGTGGATTATGATTCTTTGGATGGGCAGCCGGTCGAATTATTCTTCATGATTGCCGTACCAACGGACGCTAATGACACGCATCTCCAAGCTTTGGCCAATTTGTCACGTTACTTGTTGCAAGATGGATTTATGGCCAAATTAAAGACCGCCCCAACATCACAAGCAGTTTGGGATTTGTTTGCGGGGGATGAGGTGCCCACGACGCTTGGTTCACACGTCGCAGCCGATGCACCATACTTGGTCGCAGTGACGGCATGTACTACGGGCATTGCGCATACCTATATGGCAGAAGAAGCTTTGAAGAAAGAAGCGGAAAAATTAGGTGTGCACATTAAGGTCGAAACCAACGGTGCGAGTGGTGTCGGTAACCGGTTGACCCCTGAAGACATTGCCAATGCTCAAGGGGTGATCGTGGCAGCTGACAAAAAAGTTGAGATGCAACGTTTCAATGGTAAGCATTTGGTCAAGCGTCCGGTCGCTGACGGCATTCGTAAGCCAGGTAAGCTGATTGATTTGGCTTTGCAAGATGAAGCTCCTGTCTTTCATGCTGACGGTAGTGAGACACCAAGTGACAATCACACGCAAGACTTATCCGTTGGAAAAGCCTTTTACCAACACTTGATGAGTGGTGTTTCAAGCATGTTGCCATTCGTAATCGGTGGTGGAATTGCCATTGCCTTGGCCTTCTTAATTGACCAATCACTGGGGGTACCGCATGATCAATTAGCTAGTTTGGGAACTTATCATCCAATTGCGGCTTTCTTCAAGCAAATTGGTGGGGCGGCCTTTGGCTTTATGCTCCCAGTCTTGGCTGGATATATCGCTTATTCAATTGCTGAAAAGCCTGGGTTAGTAGCTGGGTTCGTGGCTGGTGAAATTGCGGCTACTGGTTATAACATCTACAATGTCGGTTTGGATGCAACTCATGCACCAATTCCTTCAGGTTTCTTGGGAGCGTTAGTTGGTGGATTCCTGGCTGGTGGTATCATGTTACTGCTCAAGTCAGCGTTCAAAAAGTTGCCTAAGTCACTTGATGGTATCAAGTCAATCTTGTTCTACCCAGTGCTTGGAGTCATTTTGACTGGCTTTGCCATGTTGATTATTAACATCCCCATGTCAGCCATTAACAGTGGATTGAACAACTTCTTGGCTGGTTTGAATGGTACCAATGCCTTATTGCTAGGTGCTTTGCTTGGCGGTATGATGGCTGTTGACATGGGTGGCCCAATCAACAAGGCGGCTTACGTCTTTGGTACAGGAACCTTGGCAGCAACAGTTGCGACCGGTGGTTCAGTTGTTATGGCTGCTGTCATGGCCGGTGGTATGGTACCACCATTGGCGATCTTCGTGGCAACCCTCTTGTTCAAGAACAAGTTTAATGTGAAGGACCGTGAAGCTGGGTTGACCAACATTGTCATGGGCTTGTCATTCATCACTGAAGGCGCCATTCCATTCGCTGCAGCCGACCCAGTACGGGCCATTCCAAGTTTCATTGTTGGTTCAGCATTAACTGGTGGGATTGTTGGGGGCTTGGGCATCAAGTTACTCGCACCCCATGGTGGTATCTTCGTGATTGCCTTGACGAGTCAACCGGTATTGTACTTATTGGCTGTGTTGATCGGTGCGGTCGTTTCTGGTGTCATCTACGGTTTGTTGAAGCGTAAAGAAGCATAA
- a CDS encoding tautomerase family protein: MPLMRIDVIKGHDEAYLKQLLDIAYEVQLETFGTPQGDRYQVLTQHEPFEMQILDTGLGIERSKDLVVFNLVSRPRTTKAKVAFYDQLATRLHEELGLRKEDLVVSLIGNHDDDWSFGHGEAQFLTGKL; this comes from the coding sequence ATGCCATTAATGCGCATTGATGTAATTAAGGGTCACGATGAAGCCTATCTAAAGCAGCTCTTAGATATCGCTTATGAAGTACAATTGGAAACTTTTGGCACGCCCCAGGGTGATCGTTATCAAGTTTTGACACAACACGAGCCTTTTGAGATGCAAATCTTGGATACTGGGTTAGGGATTGAACGTTCCAAAGACCTTGTCGTCTTCAATCTCGTCAGCCGACCTCGGACGACTAAAGCTAAGGTTGCTTTCTATGACCAACTGGCCACCCGTTTACACGAGGAACTTGGCTTACGTAAGGAAGACTTGGTCGTTAGTCTCATTGGTAATCATGATGACGACTGGAGTTTTGGTCATGGTGAAGCCCAGTTCTTGACGGGTAAGTTGTAA
- a CDS encoding carboxymuconolactone decarboxylase family protein: MAEKVTAGRDALGEFAPKFAALNDDVLFGQVWSRETELSPRDRSLATISALITQGAFQQLPFHLNKAKENGLTKNEVVEIITQLAFYVGWPSAWSAFNIAKEIFGEDDK; encoded by the coding sequence ATGGCAGAAAAAGTCACAGCAGGTCGTGATGCACTGGGTGAATTTGCACCAAAATTTGCGGCATTAAACGACGATGTCCTATTTGGTCAGGTTTGGTCACGTGAAACCGAATTATCACCTCGCGACCGGAGTTTAGCAACGATTAGCGCATTGATTACCCAAGGCGCCTTTCAACAATTACCCTTTCATTTGAATAAGGCTAAAGAAAATGGCCTCACGAAAAATGAAGTCGTCGAAATTATCACGCAGTTAGCATTTTATGTTGGGTGGCCAAGCGCTTGGTCAGCGTTTAATATTGCAAAAGAAATTTTTGGAGAAGATGATAAATGA
- a CDS encoding aldo/keto reductase — protein sequence MDFTTLNNGNKMPQLGFGVFQIPVAETKQAVRDAIKAGYRSVDTARIYGNEAETGVAVNEAVAAGEVAREDIFLTTKLFIQDFDYDRARAAIDDSLQNAGQAYFDLILLHQPYGDVYGAWRALAEAQAAGQVKNIGISNFYPAKFIEFVNVVEQASLPKPQINQVEFHPFYQEKVAREWHTKYGVQMEAWGPFAEGQHGIFSHPVLLEIAKKHEVAIAQVVLKWVMQEGIVAVAKSTKPERMAQNLDIWNFTLDGEDIAKIENLDTNTPDFDHLDPNRVDWFYNVRSRG from the coding sequence ATGGACTTTACAACATTGAATAACGGTAACAAGATGCCACAATTAGGATTCGGGGTTTTTCAGATTCCGGTTGCAGAAACTAAGCAGGCTGTACGCGATGCCATTAAAGCAGGGTATCGGAGTGTCGATACTGCACGTATTTATGGTAACGAAGCTGAAACAGGTGTAGCTGTTAATGAAGCTGTCGCTGCTGGAGAGGTAGCTCGTGAGGATATCTTTCTAACTACGAAGTTGTTTATTCAAGATTTTGATTATGACCGGGCGCGTGCTGCGATTGATGATTCATTGCAAAATGCGGGACAAGCATACTTTGATCTTATTTTACTACATCAACCATATGGTGACGTGTATGGTGCCTGGCGTGCTTTGGCCGAGGCACAAGCAGCTGGCCAGGTTAAAAACATCGGTATTTCAAATTTTTATCCTGCAAAGTTCATCGAATTTGTGAATGTTGTTGAACAAGCTAGTCTGCCAAAACCACAAATAAATCAAGTGGAATTCCACCCCTTTTACCAAGAAAAGGTAGCTCGTGAGTGGCATACAAAGTATGGGGTGCAAATGGAAGCCTGGGGTCCATTTGCAGAAGGACAGCATGGCATTTTTAGTCACCCGGTGCTGTTAGAAATTGCTAAAAAACACGAAGTCGCGATTGCTCAAGTAGTTCTGAAGTGGGTCATGCAAGAAGGTATCGTTGCGGTAGCTAAGTCGACTAAGCCGGAACGAATGGCCCAAAACTTGGATATTTGGAACTTTACGTTGGATGGCGAGGATATAGCTAAGATTGAAAATCTGGATACGAACACACCGGACTTTGATCATTTAGATCCTAATCGGGTGGATTGGTTTTACAATGTTCGTTCGCGAGGATAA
- a CDS encoding cupin domain-containing protein, with the protein MTKYTELKNGAIFGPGIPNPFSQFFIGDTFLNTLTQSPDEKINIGTVDFAPGARNNWHIHHHGYQILLVTAGEGWYQEAGQPARSLQAGDVVITKDGVKHWHGAKVDSWFEHIAITAGSPEWLEPVADEVYNALEA; encoded by the coding sequence ATGACAAAATATACAGAACTTAAAAATGGGGCCATCTTTGGGCCTGGGATACCTAATCCCTTTAGCCAATTTTTCATTGGCGACACCTTTCTCAATACATTGACCCAAAGCCCCGATGAAAAAATTAATATCGGCACCGTTGATTTTGCGCCAGGTGCGCGTAATAACTGGCATATCCATCACCATGGGTATCAAATTTTGCTGGTCACGGCCGGTGAGGGTTGGTACCAGGAAGCGGGACAACCAGCTAGGTCATTACAAGCTGGCGATGTTGTGATCACTAAGGATGGTGTGAAACATTGGCATGGTGCTAAAGTTGATAGTTGGTTTGAACATATCGCCATTACAGCTGGCAGCCCCGAATGGTTGGAACCAGTCGCTGACGAAGTTTATAATGCATTGGAGGCATAA
- a CDS encoding MerR family transcriptional regulator — translation MEKTTPQFKMKYVAEKTGLSEYTLRYYEKEGLIVPARSANNLRLYSQEDVEWLFFIEHMRSTDMSIKDLKHFVKLRRNGTEYETELLDILLQHRQNVRDKLTKYQANLELLDHKIDIYTDQLKNRDQNLYDYFVTLNADKFQ, via the coding sequence ATGGAAAAAACTACCCCACAATTTAAAATGAAATACGTTGCCGAAAAAACTGGTCTGTCGGAATATACCCTCCGTTACTATGAAAAAGAAGGCTTGATTGTCCCCGCTCGGTCTGCGAATAATTTACGGTTGTACAGCCAAGAAGATGTTGAATGGCTCTTCTTCATTGAACACATGCGATCGACCGATATGTCCATTAAAGATTTAAAACACTTCGTTAAATTACGGCGCAATGGCACTGAATATGAAACAGAACTATTGGATATTTTGCTACAACACCGTCAAAACGTCCGTGATAAACTTACTAAATATCAAGCCAATTTAGAGCTGTTGGATCATAAAATTGACATTTACACTGATCAATTAAAGAACCGCGATCAAAATCTTTATGATTATTTCGTGACACTCAATGCCGACAAATTCCAATAG
- a CDS encoding SDR family oxidoreductase has product MTVENKVVVITGASSGIGEATAKLLASRGAKVVLGARRADRLATLTATIGANAIYQVTDVANFQDVKQLVNLAYEKYGKVDVLYNNAGVMPQGFLREGNLESYQRMLDINIMGVLHGITAVLPIMEQQKDGLIITTDSVAGHVVYPGSAVYNGTKYAVRAIMEGLRQEERDFGIRSTIISPGAVATELIQSVDNRVIEEALQDLYDPKNSGSMNSLAADDIANAVLYAIDQPKHVAISEVLIRPTSQIV; this is encoded by the coding sequence ATGACAGTCGAGAATAAAGTCGTTGTTATTACGGGTGCTTCATCAGGAATTGGGGAAGCTACTGCTAAATTGTTAGCCAGTCGGGGAGCTAAGGTGGTTCTCGGTGCCCGGCGTGCAGATCGGTTGGCAACCTTAACGGCCACGATTGGGGCCAATGCTATTTATCAGGTCACTGATGTGGCGAACTTCCAGGATGTTAAGCAACTCGTTAACTTGGCCTATGAAAAATACGGTAAAGTAGATGTTTTATATAATAACGCCGGCGTGATGCCTCAGGGGTTCTTACGTGAAGGCAACTTAGAGAGTTATCAACGGATGTTAGATATTAACATCATGGGTGTTCTGCATGGCATTACGGCTGTTTTACCTATTATGGAGCAACAAAAGGATGGCCTGATCATCACAACCGATTCTGTCGCGGGGCATGTAGTATACCCAGGTAGTGCGGTCTATAATGGGACAAAATATGCTGTCCGTGCCATCATGGAAGGTCTGCGCCAAGAGGAAAGAGACTTTGGCATTCGTTCAACCATCATCTCACCAGGGGCGGTGGCAACTGAATTGATTCAGTCCGTTGACAACAGGGTGATTGAAGAGGCACTCCAAGATCTTTATGATCCGAAAAATAGCGGTTCAATGAATTCTTTGGCAGCTGATGATATTGCAAACGCAGTCTTGTACGCCATTGACCAACCCAAACATGTTGCCATTAGTGAGGTTCTGATCCGGCCAACGAGTCAAATAGTTTGA
- a CDS encoding NADPH-dependent FMN reductase yields the protein MSKFGIIVGSIRKNSYSKGVADALVAGLPADAEVTYINIADLPLYNQDLDENSPESYVNFRAEVAAQDAFIFVTPEHNRSIPAALKNALDIASRPWGQSVWGGKPAMVASQSIGGTGASLANHALRQSLVILDMPTMQQPELYIGNTMALADEAGQITNEDTKKFLADSAKQFVAFAAKF from the coding sequence ATGTCTAAGTTTGGTATTATTGTTGGTTCAATTCGTAAAAATTCATATTCAAAGGGTGTTGCTGATGCCCTAGTCGCTGGTTTGCCAGCCGATGCAGAAGTCACTTATATTAATATTGCTGACTTGCCTTTGTACAACCAAGATTTGGATGAGAACTCACCTGAATCATACGTGAACTTCCGTGCCGAAGTGGCTGCACAAGATGCTTTCATCTTCGTGACACCAGAACACAACCGAAGCATCCCTGCTGCATTGAAGAATGCTTTGGATATTGCTTCACGTCCTTGGGGACAAAGTGTTTGGGGTGGTAAGCCAGCCATGGTTGCCTCACAATCAATCGGTGGTACTGGTGCCTCATTGGCTAACCACGCCTTGCGTCAATCATTGGTAATTTTGGACATGCCTACCATGCAACAACCTGAATTGTACATTGGTAACACAATGGCTTTGGCTGATGAAGCTGGTCAAATTACTAACGAAGACACAAAGAAGTTCTTGGCAGATAGCGCAAAGCAATTCGTAGCCTTCGCTGCAAAGTTTTAA
- a CDS encoding FAD:protein FMN transferase — MEMHSKRIKGHTMLSFVYHTMGTVFTSQIVLDETAEKPALLAKVQHFQNLLEVYLEQINTRFSPYLADSEVSRYNRGEITALTMSPDLYFVFASSLAAKLATHDAFDANYNGEFEPSGFVKGWSIEVGFSKFLVPLFQFPSVQAVNLIGGGDMQMETREQSDWVFDIGIVDPTDRYSIIKTVQLKTGAIATSGISERGHHIKGAVDDILQTTVIGQALQEVDVWATALMVNPDLALPDNLSGFIFTRQEGETHAKIS; from the coding sequence ATGGAAATGCATTCTAAGCGCATCAAAGGGCATACCATGTTGAGTTTTGTGTATCACACAATGGGCACTGTTTTTACTAGCCAAATTGTTTTGGATGAGACAGCCGAGAAGCCGGCGCTGCTCGCTAAAGTGCAACACTTCCAAAATCTGTTAGAAGTATATTTAGAGCAAATCAATACCCGTTTTTCACCGTATTTAGCTGATTCTGAGGTCAGTCGCTATAATCGTGGTGAGATCACGGCCCTGACGATGTCGCCAGATCTTTATTTCGTCTTTGCCTCAAGTTTAGCAGCTAAGTTAGCAACGCATGATGCTTTTGATGCCAACTACAATGGTGAATTTGAACCCTCTGGTTTTGTGAAGGGCTGGTCGATTGAAGTTGGCTTTTCAAAATTCCTAGTGCCCCTGTTCCAATTTCCCAGCGTGCAAGCGGTGAACTTGATCGGTGGGGGTGATATGCAGATGGAGACCCGGGAGCAATCGGACTGGGTATTTGACATCGGCATTGTTGATCCGACCGATCGTTATAGCATTATTAAGACGGTCCAGCTAAAAACCGGGGCGATTGCCACATCGGGCATTTCTGAACGGGGGCACCATATTAAGGGAGCTGTCGACGATATCCTACAAACAACGGTGATTGGCCAAGCGCTCCAGGAAGTTGATGTGTGGGCGACGGCCTTAATGGTGAATCCTGACCTAGCACTACCTGACAATTTAAGTGGGTTTATTTTTACAAGACAAGAGGGCGAAACACATGCTAAAATCTCATAA
- a CDS encoding FMN-binding protein has protein sequence MKKILAVLVTGLIAVAMVLDAYWLLLMNKGSSTDASATTTSQATTTDSTSDTTSVSSSSSTISTSSSSGKYKDGTYKGSSVSTQWGNVQVKVTISGGKITDVTMVHSTSEDGEGRSQAIDNQAEPVYISETKKAQSADIQAISGATVTYEGYTQSLQSALDKAV, from the coding sequence ATGAAAAAAATTCTTGCAGTTCTGGTCACAGGTTTAATCGCGGTCGCGATGGTTTTAGATGCTTACTGGTTGTTACTAATGAATAAAGGATCATCGACTGATGCTAGTGCGACCACCACGAGTCAAGCAACGACGACTGACAGCACAAGTGACACCACCAGTGTGAGTTCGAGTTCATCGACGATTTCGACGAGTAGTTCGAGCGGCAAGTATAAGGATGGCACTTATAAGGGCTCATCTGTGAGCACCCAGTGGGGTAACGTCCAGGTTAAAGTGACCATTTCTGGCGGGAAAATCACCGACGTGACGATGGTTCATAGTACAAGTGAAGATGGTGAAGGCCGCAGTCAGGCAATTGACAACCAGGCTGAACCCGTTTACATCTCTGAAACAAAGAAAGCCCAATCCGCTGATATCCAAGCTATCTCTGGGGCAACCGTGACATATGAAGGTTACACCCAATCACTACAATCTGCCCTTGATAAAGCAGTATAA
- a CDS encoding GNAT family N-acetyltransferase gives MYMKELSVSDVTELQKICVDTFYDAFATYNTAENMSLYLDRQYNLEKLISELKNKNTYFYFIFDDDHGAVGYLKLNTADAQSENTFKDALEIERIYIRHAFQNQGLGEILYNIAKTKATLLGKKQVWLGVWEYNQTAITFYQHYGFEFAGSRTVHLGDAPQIDLLMVKHL, from the coding sequence ATGTATATGAAAGAATTGTCAGTTTCAGATGTAACCGAATTACAAAAAATTTGTGTTGACACTTTTTATGATGCCTTCGCTACATATAACACAGCTGAAAATATGAGTCTTTATTTAGATCGCCAATACAATTTAGAAAAATTAATCTCTGAATTAAAAAACAAAAACACCTATTTTTATTTTATATTTGATGATGACCACGGTGCCGTGGGATATCTGAAATTGAACACGGCAGATGCACAATCAGAAAATACTTTCAAGGACGCTCTAGAAATTGAACGTATATACATTCGCCACGCTTTTCAAAACCAAGGCCTCGGTGAGATCTTATATAACATTGCAAAGACTAAGGCTACCCTCTTAGGTAAAAAACAAGTTTGGTTAGGAGTTTGGGAATACAATCAAACAGCCATCACATTTTATCAACACTACGGTTTTGAATTCGCAGGTAGCCGCACCGTTCATCTTGGTGATGCACCCCAAATCGATTTGCTAATGGTCAAACATCTGTGA
- a CDS encoding antibiotic biosynthesis monooxygenase family protein — protein MAITVNILYTGESGNAKKFAEEMVASGIVARVRQEVGNERYEYFFPMEDVDSVLLIDQWTNQEAIDFHHKSPMMQEIAQLRDKYQLHMQVTRFQELD, from the coding sequence ATGGCGATCACCGTTAATATTTTATATACAGGCGAATCCGGGAATGCCAAGAAGTTTGCCGAAGAAATGGTTGCTTCTGGCATCGTTGCGCGCGTGCGTCAAGAAGTCGGTAATGAGCGGTATGAATATTTTTTCCCGATGGAAGATGTTGATAGTGTGCTACTGATTGATCAGTGGACTAATCAAGAAGCCATTGACTTTCATCATAAATCACCAATGATGCAAGAAATTGCGCAACTCAGGGATAAGTACCAGTTACACATGCAAGTGACTCGTTTTCAAGAACTTGATTAA